The Alteribacter populi genomic sequence AAGAAACGGGAATCACTGCAGTAGAGCTTGGTGAGAGAGTGGGTGCAAGTCGATCTACAGCCCGGCGTTATTTGGAATACCTGGTATCGATTCAGGAGGTTGAAGCAAAGTTGAAATATGGGGATGTCGGTAGACCAGAGAGACGATATATTCCCATCTAGAGGGTTATTAGAAAAGATCCTCTTTGAGTCGCGTTGTGAACAATATGAACAAAACGAATAATAAGGTTGTTATTTACTTTATATGAGTAATCTTTATCCCTCATTTTTTATGTAGTAATGTATTGTTTAACTACTGAAAAGAGGGATTATTCACACAATTGGAAACGTTTTCTTTCGCGTGTGTTTGAATACGCTTACAACAAATCCCTCCTTTTCACCACTCAACTTGTGGAGAGAGGAGAAAAACAATGCTAAGTATTATTGGATTTTTAACGATACTCACCATTGTTCTGTTGCTCATTAGCGGCAGGATCACGCCAATTATGGGGTTAGTACTCGTCCCAATCGGTGGAGCATTACTCGCGGGATTTGGTATGGAGGAAATTGGCGTCTTTTTTAATGAAGGAATTGATTCGGTATTCAGCGTTGTCATTATGTTTATTTTTGCAATCTTGTTTTTTGGTATTATGCAGGATACAGGTTTGTTTGATCCTTTAATAAATAAAATGATTGCGGTATCAAAAGGAAATATTGTTGCTGTTGCTGTAGGGACAGTGGTCATTGCCGCTGTCACTCATTTAGATGGATCAGGTGCTTCGACATTTTTAATTACGATCCCAGCGCTCTTGCCACTTTACTTACGGCTTCGGATGAATCCGTACATGCTATTATTGTTAGTCGGAATGAGTGCGAGCATTATGAATATGGTTCCATGGGGGGGGCCAATCGGTAGGACAAGTGCCGTACTTGGTGTTGATCCGACGGAACTTTGGCGACCACTAATTCCTGTACAACTATCTGCTTTTGTACTGCTTATTGCGCTTGCCGTATTCCTTGGATTAATGGAAAAACGAAAGATCGCTCGAGCTGGGGAAGAGAGACATGAAGCAGATTTGGAAGTAGCTGCGACCCTTGAGACGGCGGATGATGGGCCGCTACCAAAAAAGGACGACTCGCTGGCACGTCCAAAGCTCATATGGCTTAACTTGCTCATTGCACTATCGGTTATTGCTGTACTCGTATGGGGCATTATTCCTTCAGGCTTTGTCTTTATGATCGGCTTAAGTGTTGCACTACCACTGAACTACCCTAAAGTAAAGGATCAGATGGACCGGATTAAGACCCATGCACCGAACGCTCTTACAATGGCTGCAATAATTCTTGCGGCAGGATCATTCCTCGGAATCATGGATGGAACGGGGATGCTAGATTCACTTGCAGCAGACCTTGTCACGATTTTACCAGCGTTTGTCGTCCCATACTTGCACGTCATTATGGGCGTATTCGGGGTTCCATTTGACCTTATCCTTAGCACTGATGCTTATTACTTCGCGATGCTACCCGTTGTTGAGCAAGTTGTCACTGCTTACGGTGTTTCCTCGGTGACAGCAGCATACACGATGGTAATTGGGAATATTATTGGTACGTTCGTCAGTCCGTTTTCACCGGCCCTTTGGCTTGCTCTTGGTTTAGCTGGTCTTGAAATGGGACGTCATATCCGCTATTCATTCTTTTGGATGTGGGGCTTTAGTATTGTCCTCTTGTTTATCGCCTTTTTGCTCGGTGTGATTTCAATTTAATTAAATTGAAGAAGAGCTCTTCGGGGCTCTTTTTTTGTTTAGATTTAAGTATAAAAACCTACGTTTCGGTGTCTAGCTCTAGGCGCCATGTCTCGTGTAAAATAATCTGCCCTATTAAAAGTGAAAATCACTTTTTATCGGACAGAATATTTGCATGTCGCCGATAAAACGCTCAAATCGCAGATATAACGATCAATACCCCCGATGTCACACAAAAAACTGATAATAATCATACCTTTCTGCTTAAGTAGCTTTTGATTAAAAACCAACAAATGAATAGAGAATTTAAGCACATATTCCGACGCCTAGGCGCT encodes the following:
- a CDS encoding CitMHS family transporter is translated as MLSIIGFLTILTIVLLLISGRITPIMGLVLVPIGGALLAGFGMEEIGVFFNEGIDSVFSVVIMFIFAILFFGIMQDTGLFDPLINKMIAVSKGNIVAVAVGTVVIAAVTHLDGSGASTFLITIPALLPLYLRLRMNPYMLLLLVGMSASIMNMVPWGGPIGRTSAVLGVDPTELWRPLIPVQLSAFVLLIALAVFLGLMEKRKIARAGEERHEADLEVAATLETADDGPLPKKDDSLARPKLIWLNLLIALSVIAVLVWGIIPSGFVFMIGLSVALPLNYPKVKDQMDRIKTHAPNALTMAAIILAAGSFLGIMDGTGMLDSLAADLVTILPAFVVPYLHVIMGVFGVPFDLILSTDAYYFAMLPVVEQVVTAYGVSSVTAAYTMVIGNIIGTFVSPFSPALWLALGLAGLEMGRHIRYSFFWMWGFSIVLLFIAFLLGVISI